The following proteins come from a genomic window of Kitasatospora sp. NBC_01246:
- a CDS encoding alpha-ketoglutarate-dependent dioxygenase AlkB family protein has product MPERSEPAPGAVLVPGWLDAEAQLRLVAACREWARPPAGMHAVRMPTGGMMSVRMVALGWDWYPYGYRRVAADGAPVKAFPPELARLARGAVDAAYGEAVDAIAGAAGYEPDIAIVNHYPHGAKMGLHQDRDERTDAPVVSLSLGDTCLFRLGNTRTRTRPWTDLELRSGDLLVFGGPARFAYHGVVRTLPGTADPALGLTGRLNITVRQSGL; this is encoded by the coding sequence GTGCCCGAGCGGTCCGAACCGGCGCCCGGCGCGGTGCTCGTCCCCGGCTGGCTCGACGCCGAAGCCCAGCTCCGCCTGGTCGCCGCGTGCCGGGAGTGGGCCCGGCCGCCGGCGGGGATGCACGCCGTCCGGATGCCGACCGGCGGCATGATGTCGGTCCGCATGGTCGCCCTGGGCTGGGACTGGTACCCCTACGGCTACCGTCGCGTCGCGGCCGACGGCGCACCGGTCAAGGCGTTCCCACCGGAGCTCGCCAGGCTCGCCCGCGGCGCGGTCGACGCGGCGTACGGCGAGGCCGTCGACGCGATCGCGGGCGCCGCCGGGTACGAACCGGACATCGCGATCGTCAACCACTACCCGCACGGCGCGAAGATGGGGCTGCACCAGGACCGCGACGAGCGCACGGACGCGCCCGTGGTCTCGCTCTCCCTCGGCGACACCTGCCTCTTCCGGCTCGGCAACACCCGGACCCGCACCCGGCCGTGGACCGACCTGGAACTGCGCAGCGGTGACCTGCTGGTGTTCGGCGGACCGGCTCGCTTCGCGTACCACGGGGTGGTGCGCACGCTGCCCGGCACGGCGGATCCGGCGCTCGGGCTGACCGGCCGGCTCAACATCACCGTCCGCCAGTCGGGTCTGTGA
- a CDS encoding transglycosylase family protein, giving the protein MRSSAAGALLAPLVALVLAVALALVLLPAVVPLPAGRARAASTVADMIWDELAECESGGDWRAATGNGYFGGLQIWPPTWEEAGGLRFADRPDRASRRQQTTVAEEILHLQGWEAWPACAREIGMIGGGSDRD; this is encoded by the coding sequence GTGCGGTCCTCGGCTGCCGGCGCCCTCCTCGCGCCCCTCGTCGCCCTCGTCCTCGCCGTCGCGCTGGCCCTCGTGCTCCTGCCGGCCGTGGTGCCGCTCCCGGCCGGCCGGGCTCGGGCCGCTTCGACGGTGGCGGACATGATCTGGGACGAGCTCGCCGAGTGCGAGAGCGGCGGCGACTGGCGGGCCGCCACCGGCAACGGCTACTTCGGCGGCCTGCAGATCTGGCCGCCGACCTGGGAGGAGGCGGGCGGTCTGCGTTTCGCCGACCGCCCCGACCGGGCGAGCCGGCGCCAGCAGACCACCGTGGCCGAGGAGATCCTCCATCTGCAGGGGTGGGAGGCGTGGCCGGCCTGTGCCCGGGAGATCGGGATGATCGGTGGAGGGTCCGACCGCGACTGA
- the der gene encoding ribosome biogenesis GTPase Der: protein MTAEHSATEHGELDAAEYAEFMALAAEEGFDPEDVDGLGGADHAPLPVLAVVGRPNVGKSTLVNRIIGRREAVVEDKPGVTRDRVSYEATWNGRRFKVVDTGGWEIDVLGIDAMVAAQAELGIETADAVLFVVDATVGATDTDEALIKIIRRAGKPTVLCANKVDGQSTEAEAAYLWSLGLGEPFPVSALHGRGSGDLLDAVMAALPEAPPQTFGVAAGGPRRVALIGRPNVGKSSLLNKVAGEERVVVNELAGTTRDPVDEMIELGGKTWKFVDTAGIRRRVHLTAGADFYASLRTSAALEKAEVAVVLVDASETLAEQDTRIISMAVEAGRAVVIAYNKWDQLDEERRFYLEREIERDLVQVQWAPRVNVSAKTGRHMEKLVPAIETALAGWETRIPTARLNAFLGELVAAHPHPIRGGKQPRILFGTQAGTRPPRFVLFASGFLEAGYRRFVERRLREEFGFVGTPISISVRVREKRKRK from the coding sequence ATGACCGCAGAGCACTCCGCCACCGAGCACGGTGAGCTGGACGCCGCCGAGTACGCCGAATTCATGGCGCTCGCCGCCGAGGAGGGGTTCGACCCCGAGGACGTCGACGGGCTCGGGGGCGCCGACCACGCGCCGCTGCCCGTGCTGGCCGTCGTCGGCCGCCCGAATGTCGGCAAGTCGACCCTGGTGAACCGCATCATCGGCCGCCGCGAGGCCGTCGTCGAGGACAAGCCGGGCGTCACCCGCGACCGGGTCAGCTACGAGGCCACCTGGAACGGCCGCCGCTTCAAGGTCGTCGACACCGGCGGCTGGGAGATCGACGTCCTCGGCATCGACGCCATGGTGGCGGCGCAGGCCGAGCTGGGCATCGAGACCGCCGACGCGGTGCTGTTCGTGGTCGACGCCACCGTCGGCGCCACCGACACCGACGAAGCCCTGATCAAGATCATTCGCCGGGCCGGCAAGCCGACCGTGCTCTGCGCGAACAAGGTCGACGGCCAGTCCACCGAGGCGGAGGCCGCGTACCTGTGGTCGCTCGGCCTCGGCGAGCCCTTCCCCGTCTCCGCCCTGCACGGCCGCGGCTCCGGTGACCTGCTCGACGCCGTCATGGCCGCCCTGCCCGAGGCCCCGCCGCAGACCTTCGGCGTCGCCGCCGGCGGCCCGCGCCGGGTCGCGCTGATCGGCCGGCCCAACGTCGGCAAGTCCAGCCTGCTCAACAAGGTCGCCGGCGAGGAGCGGGTGGTCGTCAACGAGCTGGCCGGCACCACCCGTGACCCGGTCGACGAGATGATCGAACTGGGCGGCAAGACCTGGAAGTTCGTCGACACCGCCGGTATCCGCCGCCGGGTCCACCTGACCGCCGGCGCGGACTTCTACGCCTCGCTGCGCACCTCCGCCGCCCTGGAGAAGGCCGAGGTCGCGGTCGTGCTGGTCGACGCCAGCGAGACCCTGGCCGAGCAGGACACCCGGATCATCTCGATGGCCGTCGAGGCCGGGCGCGCCGTCGTCATCGCCTACAACAAGTGGGACCAGCTCGACGAGGAGCGCCGCTTCTACCTGGAGCGCGAGATCGAGCGCGATCTCGTCCAGGTGCAGTGGGCGCCCCGGGTCAACGTCTCGGCGAAGACCGGCCGGCACATGGAGAAGCTCGTCCCGGCCATCGAGACCGCCCTCGCCGGGTGGGAGACGCGCATCCCGACCGCGCGCCTGAACGCCTTCCTCGGCGAGCTGGTCGCGGCGCACCCGCACCCGATCCGCGGTGGCAAGCAGCCGCGCATCCTGTTCGGTACCCAGGCGGGTACCCGCCCGCCGCGCTTCGTGCTGTTCGCCTCGGGCTTCCTGGAGGCCGGGTACCGCCGCTTCGTCGAGCGCCGGCTGCGTGAGGAGTTCGGCTTCGTCGGCACGCCGATCTCGATCTCGGTGCGGGTGCGGGAGAAGCGCAAGCGCAAGTAG
- a CDS encoding prephenate dehydrogenase, with protein sequence MRTAAVVGTGLIGTSAALALTGRGLTVHLEDADPDAARTAASLGAGTTEPADGPVDLAIIAVPPALVGKVLADCQRRGLARWYTDVASVKDGPRAEVAALGCDTVHYIGSHPMAGRERSGPLAARADLFEGRPWVLTPTADTDTETLNAVLELVALCGAMPIVMDAAAHDRAVALVSHAPQLVSSLVAARLEKADETAIRLSGQGVRDVTRIAASNPGMWVDILSANAGAVADILEEVAVDLGETVAALRSLQATEEGERRAGAAGIETVMRRGNAGQSRIPGKHGAPPTRYETVAVVLGDQPGELGRLFGEVGAAGVNIEDVVIEHSSGQQVGFVQLSVAPGAVTPLTVALRASGWSVRD encoded by the coding sequence ATGCGCACTGCCGCCGTCGTCGGTACCGGACTCATCGGCACCTCCGCCGCCCTCGCCCTGACCGGACGCGGGCTGACCGTTCATCTGGAGGACGCCGACCCGGACGCGGCCCGTACCGCCGCGTCGCTCGGCGCCGGCACCACCGAGCCGGCCGACGGTCCGGTGGACCTCGCGATCATCGCGGTGCCGCCCGCCCTGGTCGGCAAGGTGCTCGCCGACTGCCAGCGGCGCGGACTGGCGCGCTGGTACACCGACGTGGCCAGCGTCAAGGACGGGCCCAGGGCCGAGGTGGCCGCGCTGGGCTGCGACACCGTCCACTACATCGGCAGCCACCCGATGGCCGGCCGCGAGCGCTCGGGCCCGCTGGCCGCGCGCGCCGACCTGTTCGAGGGCCGGCCCTGGGTGCTCACCCCCACCGCCGACACCGACACCGAGACGCTCAACGCCGTCCTGGAGCTGGTCGCCCTCTGCGGCGCGATGCCGATCGTGATGGACGCCGCCGCGCACGACCGGGCCGTCGCCCTGGTCTCGCACGCCCCGCAGCTGGTCTCCTCGCTGGTCGCGGCCCGGCTGGAGAAGGCCGACGAGACGGCCATAAGGCTCTCCGGCCAGGGTGTTCGGGACGTCACCAGGATCGCGGCCTCCAACCCGGGCATGTGGGTGGACATCCTCTCCGCCAACGCCGGCGCGGTCGCCGACATCCTGGAGGAGGTCGCCGTCGACCTCGGCGAGACCGTCGCCGCCCTGCGCTCGCTGCAGGCCACCGAGGAGGGCGAGCGCCGAGCGGGCGCGGCCGGGATCGAGACCGTGATGCGCCGGGGCAACGCCGGCCAGTCGCGGATCCCCGGCAAGCACGGTGCGCCGCCGACCCGGTACGAGACGGTGGCGGTGGTCCTCGGCGACCAGCCCGGCGAGCTGGGCCGGCTCTTCGGCGAGGTCGGCGCCGCCGGGGTCAACATCGAGGACGTCGTCATCGAGCACTCGTCGGGGCAGCAGGTGGGCTTCGTCCAGCTGTCGGTCGCTCCGGGCGCGGTGACGCCGCTCACCGTGGCGCTCCGGGCGAGCGGCTGGAGCGTCCGGGACTGA
- a CDS encoding transglycosylase family protein — protein sequence MTFRNETAAATTSTVTKRNRVRMAVVAGAAVAALPVAGLVTANSASAASVSTWDAVAQCESGGNWAINTGNGFYGGLQFTSSTWAAFGGTAYAAQANLATKAQQISVAEKVLASQGPGAWPVCSVKAGLTKGGTPAAVDTSVAAKPAAPAATAAPKAAEAPKAAPKAAEAPKAAPKTVEAPKAAEAPKAAPKSSDAAASWKAEKPAKPAKPAAPASNDAKPVTGGSYTVKAGDTLSTIAAAQGTDWHELYNANAKVIGGNPDLIFPGQTLTV from the coding sequence ATGACCTTCCGTAACGAGACCGCCGCTGCCACCACCTCCACCGTCACCAAGCGCAACCGCGTTCGGATGGCTGTTGTCGCGGGTGCCGCTGTCGCGGCCCTGCCGGTGGCCGGCCTCGTCACGGCCAACTCGGCCTCCGCCGCCTCCGTCTCGACCTGGGACGCGGTTGCCCAGTGCGAGAGCGGCGGCAACTGGGCCATCAACACCGGCAACGGCTTCTACGGCGGCCTGCAGTTCACCTCCAGCACCTGGGCCGCCTTCGGTGGCACCGCCTACGCCGCGCAGGCCAACCTGGCCACCAAGGCGCAGCAGATCTCCGTCGCCGAGAAGGTGCTCGCCTCGCAGGGCCCGGGCGCCTGGCCCGTCTGCTCCGTCAAGGCCGGTCTGACCAAGGGCGGCACCCCGGCCGCCGTCGACACCTCCGTCGCCGCGAAGCCGGCCGCCCCGGCCGCCACCGCTGCGCCGAAGGCCGCCGAGGCCCCCAAGGCCGCGCCCAAGGCTGCCGAGGCCCCCAAGGCCGCGCCGAAGACCGTCGAGGCCCCCAAGGCTGCCGAGGCCCCCAAGGCCGCGCCGAAGTCCTCGGACGCCGCCGCCTCCTGGAAGGCCGAGAAGCCGGCCAAGCCCGCGAAGCCCGCCGCTCCGGCCTCGAACGACGCCAAGCCGGTCACCGGTGGCAGCTACACCGTGAAGGCCGGTGACACCCTCAGCACCATCGCCGCTGCCCAGGGCACCGACTGGCACGAGCTGTACAACGCCAACGCCAAGGTCATCGGCGGCAACCCCGACCTGATCTTCCCGGGCCAGACCCTGACCGTCTGA
- a CDS encoding mucoidy inhibitor MuiA family protein, with amino-acid sequence MSSDTIPLPVTAVTCLEDRGQVERAVTVDLAAGVQRLRLGPITALAVDRTLRAEATGLAPADAESPRVAGPRVLDARIVRAWTPRAPLAPGPDDSALRHRVHELDVRARQEDQLRHRLEARLALLAQLSADLLREVGEGAGAGEVERARWARELDRVDAERERYGEELRAAHSRLRDLEVERSEARTALDEAEEAPAELVAHLDLTVEAAAAGPARLTVSHLVPCAVWRPSYRATLAEGSLHLESEAVVWQRTGEDWTGARLTFSTARSALATAPPAISEDVLALRERSAEERRTVEVELREETISTLGPSEAVPGVDDGGEVRILRAPTPATVPSDGRAHRVPLGSFTAPATGEYACAPELSPLVTQVVRFRNAAGHALLAGPVELIRGSGFTGRGELPFTAAGAEAELAFGSSDGYRVVRETDERQGTAGLTQRSVTTRTVRLHISRFSGPEERDEQLVTVRERVPVSEVSAVEVRLRKEECSPAPDAFDAEGIVRWDLPLGPGARRTVTLVYEISASAKVAGL; translated from the coding sequence ATGAGCAGCGACACCATCCCCCTCCCGGTCACCGCCGTCACCTGCCTGGAGGACCGCGGCCAGGTCGAGCGCGCCGTGACCGTCGACCTCGCCGCAGGCGTCCAGCGGCTACGCCTCGGCCCGATCACCGCGCTCGCCGTCGACCGGACCCTGCGGGCCGAAGCCACCGGCCTCGCCCCCGCCGACGCCGAGTCGCCCAGGGTGGCGGGCCCCCGCGTCCTGGACGCCCGGATCGTCCGCGCCTGGACCCCGCGCGCCCCGCTGGCGCCCGGTCCGGACGATTCCGCGCTGCGCCACCGCGTCCACGAGCTCGACGTGCGGGCCCGCCAGGAGGACCAGCTGCGCCACCGCCTGGAGGCCCGGCTGGCCCTGCTCGCCCAGCTCTCCGCCGACCTGCTCCGCGAGGTCGGCGAGGGCGCCGGCGCCGGCGAGGTCGAACGGGCCCGCTGGGCCCGCGAGCTGGACCGGGTGGACGCCGAGCGCGAGCGGTACGGCGAGGAGCTGCGGGCCGCCCACTCCCGGCTGCGCGACCTGGAGGTCGAGCGCTCAGAGGCCCGGACGGCCCTCGACGAGGCCGAGGAGGCGCCCGCCGAGCTGGTCGCCCACCTGGACCTCACCGTCGAGGCGGCCGCCGCAGGACCCGCCCGGCTGACCGTCAGCCACCTGGTGCCGTGCGCGGTCTGGCGGCCCTCCTACCGGGCCACCCTCGCCGAGGGGTCGCTCCACCTGGAGTCCGAGGCGGTGGTCTGGCAGCGCACCGGCGAGGACTGGACGGGCGCCCGGCTCACCTTCTCCACCGCCCGCTCGGCACTGGCCACCGCACCGCCCGCGATCAGCGAGGACGTGCTGGCCCTGCGCGAGCGCAGCGCCGAGGAGCGGCGCACGGTCGAGGTCGAACTGCGCGAGGAGACGATCAGCACCCTCGGCCCGTCCGAGGCCGTGCCGGGGGTGGACGACGGCGGCGAGGTCCGGATCCTGCGGGCCCCCACGCCGGCCACCGTGCCCTCGGACGGCCGGGCGCACCGGGTGCCGCTGGGCTCCTTCACCGCGCCCGCCACCGGCGAGTACGCCTGCGCCCCGGAGCTGTCGCCGCTGGTGACCCAGGTGGTCCGGTTCCGCAACGCGGCCGGGCACGCGCTGCTCGCCGGCCCGGTGGAACTGATCCGCGGCAGCGGCTTCACCGGCCGCGGCGAGCTGCCCTTCACCGCCGCGGGCGCCGAGGCGGAGCTGGCGTTCGGCAGCTCGGACGGCTACCGGGTGGTCCGGGAGACCGACGAACGGCAGGGCACCGCGGGGCTCACCCAGCGCTCGGTGACCACCCGGACGGTCCGGCTGCACATCTCGCGCTTCTCGGGCCCGGAGGAGCGGGACGAGCAGCTGGTCACGGTGCGCGAGCGGGTACCGGTCTCCGAGGTCTCGGCGGTCGAGGTGCGGCTGCGCAAGGAGGAGTGCTCCCCCGCTCCGGACGCCTTCGACGCCGAGGGCATCGTCCGCTGGGACCTCCCGCTCGGCCCGGGCGCCCGCCGGACGGTGACGCTGGTGTACGAGATCTCCGCCTCCGCGAAGGTGGCGGGCCTGTGA
- the cmk gene encoding (d)CMP kinase yields the protein MDTADRAHAPVVVAIDGPSGSGKSTVSRAVAARLGLSFLDTGAMYRALTWWMLANDVDIDDPEAVTVACGKPVIVSGTDAAGPTITVDGQDVSGPIRGPEVTAQVSAVAAVPAVRTRLVELQRGCAEVAERGIVAEGRDMGSVVFPDATVKIFLTASVAARAERRAAELRAKGVDEATIAEMAADLVRRDKADSSRETAPLTQAADAVLVDTSELSLEQVIGTIIMLVEERAGLSAV from the coding sequence GTGGACACTGCCGACCGAGCGCACGCCCCGGTCGTCGTCGCCATCGACGGACCCTCCGGCTCCGGCAAGTCGACCGTCTCCCGGGCGGTCGCCGCCCGGCTGGGGCTGAGCTTCCTGGACACCGGCGCCATGTACCGGGCGCTGACCTGGTGGATGCTGGCCAACGACGTGGACATCGACGACCCGGAGGCCGTGACCGTGGCCTGCGGCAAGCCGGTGATCGTCTCCGGCACCGACGCGGCCGGCCCGACCATCACGGTGGACGGCCAGGACGTGTCCGGTCCGATCCGGGGGCCCGAGGTGACCGCGCAGGTCAGCGCCGTCGCCGCGGTGCCCGCCGTGCGGACCCGCCTGGTGGAGCTGCAGCGCGGCTGCGCCGAGGTCGCCGAGCGCGGCATCGTCGCCGAGGGCCGGGACATGGGCAGCGTGGTGTTCCCGGACGCCACCGTCAAAATCTTCCTGACCGCCTCGGTGGCGGCCCGGGCCGAGCGGCGGGCGGCCGAGCTGCGCGCCAAGGGCGTCGACGAGGCCACCATCGCCGAGATGGCCGCCGACCTGGTCCGCCGGGACAAGGCGGACTCCTCGCGCGAGACCGCTCCACTGACCCAGGCCGCCGACGCCGTCCTGGTGGACACCAGCGAACTCAGCCTGGAGCAGGTCATCGGCACGATAATCATGCTGGTGGAGGAGCGGGCCGGGCTGTCGGCGGTCTGA
- a CDS encoding DUF4139 domain-containing protein, producing MDDQHRADDEQQSDRTAVPAHPSELDSVVVHAVGAVCRRRARVALPPGGRLRLTGLPQVLDGRSLRARVLSGPPGTAVTEARLEPVAELRSPDELPELHSRLKAAREHESAVRERQRLVLDTIAETTALRAVPPARRRDEPLRRTPADAWLELAEFVDERLTRLHLRADELAEELERAEHATETLADRLARSSTAGPARPVETSATVLLTLTAPAPANSRPEDTAPAPEIDIELEYGVPAARWVPAYRLSYQQGSDTGRLVLRASVAQRTGEDWTGVRLALSTADLERRTDLPKLRSLRIGRSQPAPPPSGWREPPAGLSDLFTGYDAVGPRPEPRRSGPVLVGAAAPLPRPVPPPAPMAPGGAPLAGGTRGGVQAFEAPAPSLGFAGYGGPPPAQPGAPLPPPAAAAAPAPLARRDRSARRSAAGAAEAPFADEFGAAAAPPAPPAPPAPGATLLDYPTLVLAGPDEPAARRGTLHPTAPTRPTPTGSTLSGLPLPRHAVPPRASAGSFDHRFDAAAPADIPSDGTWHTVTIGEIPVTVRPEYVTVPSVEEKVYGTLVLANGTAHAVLAGPVEVTVDDEFLLTAALPTLAPGGTCRLGTGVTESVEVARRTELHESTTGMLNTSTVLDHRVHVELANRLGHAVTVEVRERVPVTPDSEIRIEEQADWHAPAVPSPECPPSSRLWRVELPPGGRAELDGGYQIRIPAGKAIVGGNRRN from the coding sequence GTGGACGACCAGCACAGGGCAGACGACGAACAGCAGTCCGACCGAACCGCGGTACCGGCCCATCCGTCGGAGCTCGACTCCGTCGTGGTCCACGCCGTCGGCGCGGTCTGCCGCCGGCGCGCCCGGGTGGCCCTGCCGCCCGGCGGGCGACTGCGGCTGACCGGGCTGCCGCAGGTGCTCGACGGGCGGTCGCTGCGGGCCCGGGTGCTCTCCGGCCCGCCCGGCACCGCCGTCACCGAGGCCCGCCTCGAACCGGTCGCCGAACTCCGCTCCCCCGACGAACTCCCCGAGCTCCACAGCCGGTTGAAGGCCGCCCGGGAACACGAGTCCGCCGTCCGCGAGCGGCAGCGCCTGGTCCTCGACACCATCGCGGAGACGACCGCGCTGCGCGCCGTCCCGCCGGCCCGTCGCCGGGACGAACCGCTCCGCCGCACGCCCGCCGACGCCTGGCTGGAGCTGGCCGAGTTCGTCGACGAGCGGCTCACCCGGCTCCACCTCCGCGCCGACGAGCTGGCCGAGGAGCTCGAACGGGCCGAGCACGCGACCGAGACGCTGGCCGACCGGCTGGCGCGTTCGTCCACCGCCGGACCGGCCCGGCCGGTCGAGACCTCCGCGACCGTCCTGCTCACCCTCACCGCTCCCGCGCCCGCGAACTCCCGGCCCGAGGACACCGCACCCGCCCCCGAGATCGACATCGAACTCGAATACGGCGTCCCCGCCGCCCGCTGGGTGCCCGCCTACCGGCTCTCCTACCAGCAGGGCTCGGACACCGGCCGGCTGGTCCTGCGCGCCTCCGTCGCCCAGCGGACCGGCGAGGACTGGACCGGCGTCCGCCTCGCCCTCTCCACCGCCGACCTGGAACGGCGCACCGACCTGCCGAAGCTGCGCTCGCTGCGGATCGGCCGCAGCCAGCCCGCCCCGCCGCCCTCCGGCTGGCGCGAGCCCCCGGCCGGGCTGAGCGACCTCTTCACCGGCTACGACGCGGTGGGCCCCCGCCCCGAGCCCCGCCGGAGCGGACCGGTCCTCGTCGGGGCCGCCGCCCCGCTCCCGCGCCCCGTACCGCCCCCCGCCCCGATGGCACCGGGCGGCGCACCCCTGGCGGGCGGCACCCGCGGCGGCGTCCAGGCCTTCGAGGCGCCCGCCCCGTCCCTCGGCTTCGCCGGCTACGGCGGGCCGCCGCCCGCGCAGCCCGGTGCCCCGCTGCCCCCGCCGGCGGCCGCCGCGGCCCCCGCGCCGCTCGCCCGCCGGGACCGCTCCGCGCGCCGCTCCGCCGCCGGGGCGGCCGAGGCCCCGTTCGCCGACGAGTTCGGCGCCGCCGCGGCCCCGCCCGCGCCCCCGGCTCCCCCCGCCCCGGGCGCCACGCTGCTCGACTACCCCACGCTCGTCCTGGCCGGCCCCGACGAGCCCGCCGCCCGCCGGGGCACCCTCCACCCCACGGCCCCGACCCGCCCGACCCCCACCGGCTCCACCCTGAGCGGCCTGCCGCTCCCCCGCCACGCCGTACCGCCGCGCGCCTCGGCCGGCTCCTTCGACCATCGCTTCGACGCCGCCGCCCCCGCCGACATCCCGTCCGACGGCACCTGGCATACGGTCACGATCGGCGAGATCCCGGTCACCGTCCGGCCCGAGTACGTCACCGTCCCCTCCGTCGAGGAGAAGGTGTACGGGACGCTGGTACTGGCCAACGGGACGGCCCACGCCGTGCTGGCCGGTCCGGTCGAGGTCACCGTCGACGACGAGTTCCTGCTCACCGCCGCCCTGCCCACCCTCGCGCCGGGCGGGACGTGCCGGCTCGGCACCGGCGTGACCGAGAGCGTCGAGGTCGCGCGCCGCACCGAGCTGCACGAGTCCACCACGGGCATGCTGAACACCAGCACCGTGCTCGACCACCGGGTGCACGTGGAGCTCGCGAACCGGCTCGGGCACGCCGTCACCGTGGAGGTCCGCGAGCGTGTGCCGGTCACCCCGGACAGCGAGATCCGGATCGAGGAACAGGCCGACTGGCACGCGCCCGCCGTCCCCTCCCCGGAGTGCCCGCCGAGCAGCCGGCTCTGGCGGGTCGAACTGCCGCCGGGCGGGCGGGCCGAACTCGACGGCGGGTACCAGATCAGAATCCCGGCCGGAAAGGCCATCGTCGGTGGAAACCGGAGGAACTGA